The genomic region CTGGACCTGGGGGTGATGACCCTGGCCCTCCTCGGGGTCTCCATGCCCGTCTTCTGGTTCGGCCTCCTGGCCATCCTCATCTTTTCGGTGAACCTGGGGTGGTTCCCCGTGGCCGGCAAGGGCACCCTGGCCCACCTGGTCCTCCCCGCGGTCACCCTGGGGGTGAACGCCACCGCCCTCCTCGCCCGCATGACCCGGGGGACCCTCCTGGAGGTCCTCTCCCAAGACTACATCCGCACCGCCCGGGCCAAGGGGCTCAGGGAGCGGGTGGTGGTCTTCAAACACGCCCTGCGCAACGCCATGATCCCCGTGGTCACCGTGGCGGGCCTCGAGTTCGGCTCCCTGCTGGCAGGCGCGGTCATCACCGAAACCATCTTCGCCTGGCCCGGCCTAGGACAGCTTCTGGTGAGCTCCATTCTGGCCCGGGACTACCCGGTGGTCCAGGGAGCGGTCCTCCTCGTGGCCACAAGCTTCATCCTGGTGAACCTGCTGGTGGACCTCCTTTACGCCTGGATCGACCCGAGGGTGCGCTATGACTAGACCCTGGCGCCGCTTCCTAAAAAACCGCTTGGCGCAAGCCGGTCTGGCCCTTCTTTTCCTCTACCTCCTTGGGGCCCTCTTTGCGCCCTTTCTGGCCCCCTACTCCCCGTATGCCCAAGACCTACGTTCCACCTACGTGCCCCCTTTGGCGGGGGTAAGCCTGCGGGGGCCCGGAGGGGAGTGGGGCCTCTTTGTGAGCCCCGCCTTCCGGCATCCCCTGGAAGGGGTACAGGTGAACTGGGCAGAAAAGTACCCTGTGCGCTTTTGGGTGCGCGGGGACGAGTGGGAGTGGCTCGGGCTTCGCGGCAACCTCCACCTTTTCGGCGTGGAAGGGCCCGCCAGGCTGTACCTCTTAGGAACCGACGAGCAGGGGCGTGACCTCTTTTCCCGCATCCTGTACGGCATCCCCGTTTCCCTTACCATCGGCTTGGTGGCTGTGGGCATCGGCCTGTTGCTGGGTGCCCCCTTGGGGGGCCTTTCCGCCTACTTTGGCGGAAGAATGGACCTCCTGGTCCAGCGCCTGGTGGACGTGATGCTGGCCTTCCCGGGCATCCTCCTGGCCATCGTCCTGGTGGCCATCCTGGGCCCTGGGCTCACCAACGCCATGATCGCCGTGGGCATCGCCGCCGTGCCCATCTACGCCCGGCTGGTACGGGGGGTGGTCCTCTCCCTCAAGGCCCTGGACTACGTGGAGGCCGCCCGGGCCTTGGGAGCCAGCCACGGGCGCATCCTCTTCCGCCACATCCTCCCCAACGCCCTAAGCCCCCTCCTCATCCAGTCCAGCCTGCAGATGGCCATCGCCATCCTCTTCGCCGCCGGGCTGGGCTTCCTGGGCCTGGGGGCCAGGCCCCCCGAGCCCGAGTGGGGCCTGATGCTGGCCCGGGGCCGGGAGTACCTGGCGGTGGCCCCCCACGTGGCCACCTTCCCCGGGCTGGCCATCGTGGGCCTGGTCCTGGCCTTCAACCTCCTGGGGGACGGCCTCCGCGACGCCCTGGACCCCAGAAGCCGCTAGCAAGCTCAAAGGAGCCTTAAGGCCCCGGCTCCGGCCAGGGGGTATCATGGAACCATGAGCAAAGGCTGGCTGTTCCCCTTACTCCTCCTGCCCCTCCTCGCCGCCTGCCAGCTGCTGGAGGGAACGGGCTACCGGGTGGCCGAGGCCCAGCTCCTCTTCCCCGAGGTCACGGAGCGCTGGACCTACTTCTACGGGGAACCCCGGGAGGTGCGGTTGGGGGAAAAGACCCTGCGCCTGGAAAAGGCCTCTGGCGAGAGCCTCTGGGCGGTCCCCGGAGCGCTTTGGGTAGACGGGAACCCGGTACTGCGCGAGGTGGGACCGGCCCTGAGGCCCCTGGCCGAGGCGGTGCGCGGGGTCCAGGGGAGCCTGGTGGAGGTGCGCGCCCAGGCCAGCCTCCGGGCCACCTGGCTCTACGACGGCGTGGGTTGGGTGAAGCTCACGGGAAGCCTGAAGGAAGGGGAACGCCGCGCCTTGGTCCAGCCCACGGGCTACCAGACCCCCGACCTCTACGCCTTCACCGGGCCGGAAACCCAGGTCCTCCTCCGGGAAATCCTGGCCCGGCGGGGGGGGAAGCAGGTGGCGCTCTTTGAGCTTTCCGAGCCCGTCCTGAAGCCCCTGGCCCTGGACCCTATCCCCGACGGCTACC from Thermus tengchongensis harbors:
- a CDS encoding ABC transporter permease, giving the protein MTRPWRRFLKNRLAQAGLALLFLYLLGALFAPFLAPYSPYAQDLRSTYVPPLAGVSLRGPGGEWGLFVSPAFRHPLEGVQVNWAEKYPVRFWVRGDEWEWLGLRGNLHLFGVEGPARLYLLGTDEQGRDLFSRILYGIPVSLTIGLVAVGIGLLLGAPLGGLSAYFGGRMDLLVQRLVDVMLAFPGILLAIVLVAILGPGLTNAMIAVGIAAVPIYARLVRGVVLSLKALDYVEAARALGASHGRILFRHILPNALSPLLIQSSLQMAIAILFAAGLGFLGLGARPPEPEWGLMLARGREYLAVAPHVATFPGLAIVGLVLAFNLLGDGLRDALDPRSR
- a CDS encoding protease complex subunit PrcB family protein: MSKGWLFPLLLLPLLAACQLLEGTGYRVAEAQLLFPEVTERWTYFYGEPREVRLGEKTLRLEKASGESLWAVPGALWVDGNPVLREVGPALRPLAEAVRGVQGSLVEVRAQASLRATWLYDGVGWVKLTGSLKEGERRALVQPTGYQTPDLYAFTGPETQVLLREILARRGGKQVALFELSEPVLKPLALDPIPDGYRVGALLVQYGLRVEVVTPPSPPYRILDRGSNAAYGETEARAFLANNPTRFAEVWNLVVANRIPRPPAPSVDFRNKSVAAFFWGLKPTGGYSLSVVGVTYAAGTARVVLNLQSPRPGAIVTQALTSPYVLLELERVSRVVFADPSGRVLAEARE
- the nikB gene encoding nickel ABC transporter permease; this encodes MLNYAIRRLLIAIPTLFGVVLLVFLMVRLAPGDPAVLLAGEFATPETLQAIRERYGLDRPLPEQFLLYLGALLRGDLGESARSRRPVLEELKTYFPNTVELAVAAILVALLTGIPLGILAALRPGSGLDLGVMTLALLGVSMPVFWFGLLAILIFSVNLGWFPVAGKGTLAHLVLPAVTLGVNATALLARMTRGTLLEVLSQDYIRTARAKGLRERVVVFKHALRNAMIPVVTVAGLEFGSLLAGAVITETIFAWPGLGQLLVSSILARDYPVVQGAVLLVATSFILVNLLVDLLYAWIDPRVRYD